The proteins below come from a single Lodderomyces elongisporus chromosome 3, complete sequence genomic window:
- the MET3 gene encoding Sulfate adenylyltransferase, which yields MPIPQPHGGKLNDLISRDAHLKSDLLKESASLPQLTLTPRQLCDLELILNGGFSPLAGFLNEDDYNSVVEDMRLTSVKNAKGDGLLWPIPITLDVSAEEAKKYNVGDKITLLDLRDETPLAIITVESIYKPDKEKEAKLVFRGDPEHPANKYLAETAGDVYIGGSLQGINHPKHYDYVESRKTPAELRREFENLGWKDHKIVAFQTRNPMHRAHRELTIRAASDIGDNAHILIHPVVGLTKPGDIDHHTRVKVYKQILKKFPEGLASLSLLPLAMRMGGDREALWHALIRTNYGVDHFIVGRDHAGPGKNSQGVDFYGPYDAQELLQKYEDELEIKIVPFRMVTYLPDEDRYAPIDTIDLKTVKTANISGTELRNKLRTGDEIPEWFSYPEVVKILRETNPPRFKQGFVIVINNDSKLGQYLSFALQSTLNQFGGERRITKIDDKQNKYDAFLINELVKSGAGVILTTSNDAKEVTDLVGSGNTLVVSAQSGDKSSGEFKLSSEDLQDVVDDIVSYLQEQGFY from the coding sequence ATGCCAATCCCACAACCACACGGAGGTAAGCTCAATGACTTGATCAGCAGAGATGCTCACTTGAAATCAGACTTGTTGAAAGAATCTGCATCATTGCCACAGTTGACATTGACACCAAGACAATTGTGTGATTTGGAGTTGATCTTGAATGGTGGATTCTCACCTTTGGCCGGGTTCTTGAATGAAGATGACTACAACAGTGTTGTCGAGGATATGAGATTGACTTCTGTCAAGAATGCTAAAGGCGATGGTCTCTTATGGCCAATTCCAATCACCTTGGACGTTTCTGCCGAGGAAGCCAAAAAATACAATGTTGGCGACAAAATCACCTTGCTCGACTTGAGAGATGAAACGCCATTGGCCATCATCACCGTCGAATCCATTTACAAACCAgacaaggaaaaagaagccAAATTGGTGTTCCGTGGTGATCCAGAACATCCAGCCAATAAGTACCTTGCTGAGACTGCCGGTGATGTCTATATCGGTGGTTCATTACAAGGTATCAACCACCCAAAGCACTATGATTACGTTGAATCAAGAAAGACTCCAGCCGAGTTGAGaagagaatttgaaaacttgGGATGGAAAGACCACAAGATTGTTGCCTTCCAAACCAGAAACCCAATGCACAGAGCTCACCGTGAATTAACTATTAGGGCAGCCTCAGATATCGGAGACAATGCACACATCTTGATCCACCCAGTTGTTGGTTTGACCAAGCCCGGTGATATCGACCACCACACTAGAGTCAAGGTTTATaaacaaattttgaaaaaattccCTGAAGGACTCGCCTCCTTGTCATTATTGCCATTGGCCATGAGAATGGGTGGTGATAGAGAGGCGTTATGGCACGCATTGATTAGAACCAACTATGGTGTTGATCACTTTATTGTTGGAAGAGACCACGCTGGACCTGGTAAAAACTCACAAGGTGTTGATTTCTACGGCCCATACGATGCACAAGAGCTTTTGCAAAAGTATGAAGATGAGTTGGAGATCAAGATTGTTCCATTCAGAATGGTGACATACTTGCCAGATGAAGACAGATATGCACCAATCGATACCATCGACTTGAAAACTGTAAAGACTGCAAACATCTCGGGAACCGAGTTGAGAAACAAGTTGAGAACAGGCGATGAGATTCCTGAATGGTTTTCGTATCCTGAAGTTGTCAAGATCTTGCGTGAGACTAACCCACCAAGATTCAAACAAGGTTTCGTTATCGTTATCAATAACGATCTGAAATTGGGTCAATACCTCAGTTTTGCCTTGCAATCCACATTGAACCAATTTGGCggcgaaagaagaatcACCAAGATCGATGacaagcaaaacaaatacGACGCATTCTTGATCAATGAGTTGGTGAAATCTGGTGCTGGTGTAATTTTGACCACAAGCAACGATGCAAAGGAAGTCACAGATTTGGTGGGTTCTGGAAACACATTGGTTGTGAGTGCACAACTGGGTGACAAATCAAGTGGCGAATTCAAATTGAGCAGCGAAGATTTGCAAGACGTTGTTGATGACATTGTCTCCTACTTGCAAGAACAAGGTTTCTACTAA